Proteins encoded in a region of the Cytobacillus pseudoceanisediminis genome:
- a CDS encoding uridine kinase family protein — protein sequence MIKLIQEIKHWIENSEKKLIIGISGHGAAGKTTFAHKLMEELKYDVNYLNTDPYIVSSSIRKFAVINYKYKETIHHFKMTACHPAAHHVPSLERDVLMLKENMNLRTIDTHYLKSKILSSQNKLTIIEGMSVAFANPKLFDLLIYFYTDGDTELERRLGRDIEERGTDIDYLNQSHNERRIQYEVFMHPYSKHFDIIIKSTKETIFVEKNTFY from the coding sequence ATGATTAAATTAATTCAAGAAATCAAACACTGGATCGAGAACTCGGAGAAGAAGCTGATTATTGGAATTTCTGGCCATGGAGCTGCTGGAAAAACGACTTTTGCACATAAATTAATGGAAGAGTTAAAGTACGATGTAAACTATCTTAATACGGACCCATACATAGTGAGTTCATCAATTCGGAAATTCGCAGTAATTAACTATAAATATAAAGAAACAATACATCATTTTAAAATGACAGCATGCCATCCCGCGGCACATCATGTACCTTCCTTAGAAAGAGATGTACTGATGCTAAAGGAAAATATGAATTTACGTACGATTGATACACATTATTTAAAAAGTAAAATACTCTCTTCACAAAATAAATTAACCATTATAGAAGGTATGAGTGTTGCTTTTGCTAATCCTAAGCTATTTGATTTACTAATTTATTTTTATACTGATGGCGATACAGAACTTGAAAGACGATTGGGTCGAGATATAGAGGAAAGAGGAACAGACATTGATTATTTAAATCAATCTCACAATGAGCGACGTATTCAGTACGAAGTATTTATGCATCCATACAGTAAGCATTTCGACATTATTATTAAAAGTACCAAGGAAACAATTTTTGTCGAGAAAAATACATTTTATTAA
- a CDS encoding GNAT family N-acetyltransferase — protein MNIRPYKETDKDFLVSLSTRFAESNLMGWRDPEKMEEAQLKIAKESLNDPAPGTEIFVAEEETGELLGFIEVKPHKDFLSGIEQGNIVAIAVSSKGEGKGVGKRLMEKAEEWAHQKGYHQIILNVFAKNDRAVNFYKHLNYETEVLKMVKEI, from the coding sequence ATGAATATCAGACCATATAAAGAGACAGATAAAGATTTTCTTGTAAGTCTTTCAACACGATTTGCTGAATCCAACCTAATGGGCTGGCGTGATCCTGAAAAAATGGAAGAGGCACAATTAAAAATAGCTAAAGAATCACTAAACGATCCTGCCCCTGGTACAGAGATCTTTGTGGCAGAGGAAGAGACAGGTGAATTATTAGGTTTCATAGAAGTAAAGCCACATAAAGATTTTCTAAGTGGTATAGAACAAGGAAATATTGTAGCCATTGCAGTTTCATCTAAAGGTGAAGGCAAGGGGGTCGGTAAGAGACTTATGGAGAAGGCAGAAGAATGGGCTCATCAAAAAGGGTACCATCAAATCATCCTGAATGTCTTTGCCAAGAATGATCGTGCGGTAAATTTCTATAAGCATTTAAACTACGAAACGGAAGTTCTAAAAATGGTAAAAGAGATTTAA
- a CDS encoding DUF3221 domain-containing protein — translation MKKLVILLVILFAIIILGDLVNKIGANEKMTVEGYILNKEGVWYLITDEDFDVKTAKEQSNQEFIRSYGGIYKLDSVPFSFSPYKDGQKMKVWFGEVLESHPAKIKVLKVEKK, via the coding sequence ATGAAAAAACTAGTGATACTTTTGGTAATTCTATTTGCAATTATTATCCTTGGTGACCTCGTTAATAAAATCGGTGCAAATGAAAAAATGACAGTAGAAGGATATATCCTAAATAAAGAAGGAGTATGGTATTTGATTACAGATGAGGACTTTGATGTTAAAACTGCTAAGGAACAATCAAATCAAGAATTCATCCGAAGCTATGGAGGAATTTATAAATTAGATAGTGTTCCATTTTCTTTTTCCCCGTATAAAGACGGTCAAAAAATGAAGGTTTGGTTCGGTGAAGTATTGGAATCACATCCTGCCAAAATAAAGGTTCTTAAAGTCGAGAAGAAATAA
- a CDS encoding VOC family protein, with amino-acid sequence MGKSFIDQVHYIRIPVKDLELSAQWYRDILGLQLLNNTEELAILKVNEGPFLLILVPTEDETFAHFTIDNEQEFSIGFTSPELSKFHQHLIDNQVKVEDIKEDNGHAFFHFYDPNGNKLQVHW; translated from the coding sequence ATGGGTAAATCATTTATTGATCAAGTACATTATATTAGAATTCCCGTAAAAGATTTAGAACTGTCTGCACAATGGTATAGAGATATATTAGGGCTCCAGTTACTAAACAATACTGAGGAACTTGCAATTTTAAAAGTAAATGAAGGACCTTTCTTACTTATCTTAGTTCCTACCGAAGATGAAACATTTGCACATTTTACAATTGATAATGAACAAGAATTTAGCATTGGCTTTACAAGTCCAGAATTATCTAAATTTCATCAACACTTAATTGATAATCAAGTTAAGGTCGAGGATATAAAAGAAGATAATGGTCATGCCTTTTTCCACTTTTATGACCCAAATGGTAATAAACTTCAAGTACATTGGTAA
- a CDS encoding YunG family protein, producing the protein MENNTFKIEQIMNALSKSWSLESSSKWSKYNPAKGQCGVTTLVVNDLLGGEIKKTKLPDGWHFYNMINGRRHDFTASQFIEDILYMDIPSNREEAYKDTNDKQYNYLKQNVLINLDTLFISW; encoded by the coding sequence ATGGAGAATAACACGTTTAAAATAGAACAAATAATGAATGCTTTGTCTAAATCTTGGTCTTTAGAATCAAGTTCAAAATGGAGTAAGTATAATCCTGCAAAGGGGCAATGTGGTGTAACCACATTAGTAGTAAATGATCTATTAGGTGGAGAAATAAAGAAAACTAAATTACCTGATGGATGGCATTTTTATAATATGATTAATGGAAGACGACACGACTTTACAGCTTCTCAATTTATAGAAGACATCTTATATATGGATATTCCTTCAAATAGAGAAGAAGCATATAAAGATACTAATGATAAACAGTATAATTATCTAAAACAGAATGTTTTAATCAATTTAGATACTTTATTCATCTCATGGTGA
- a CDS encoding alpha/beta fold hydrolase gives MDKEMFIHISKCKLYAKLVGENKGKPTVIMDAGYGDFSKAWNSVLREISMLSSVLIYDRAGLGKSESSSNPRTSREMVKELKELLSEAKIKPPYILAGHSFGGVNMRMFATEYPNEVCGLVLIDSTPEDYRERFLPTMSQDFQQAYNKQFVYEGNYDEFMESLKQLKDTRQKLNVPLIVLSAGKKAHYSVESQNLWNEMQKEILEISSDGELVIAENSAHYIQNDEPEVVVCAIKKLIENN, from the coding sequence ATGGATAAGGAGATGTTTATACATATAAGTAAATGTAAACTATATGCTAAATTGGTGGGAGAAAATAAAGGAAAGCCAACAGTCATAATGGATGCTGGATATGGAGACTTTTCTAAGGCCTGGAATTCAGTATTAAGGGAGATTTCAATGCTCTCTAGTGTACTAATTTATGATAGAGCTGGACTTGGGAAAAGTGAATCAAGTTCTAATCCCAGAACCAGCCGTGAAATGGTAAAAGAATTAAAGGAACTGCTTAGTGAAGCCAAGATTAAACCTCCCTACATATTAGCAGGTCATTCATTTGGTGGAGTAAATATGCGGATGTTTGCTACAGAATATCCAAATGAAGTTTGTGGACTAGTCTTGATTGACTCTACTCCCGAAGATTACAGAGAACGATTTCTCCCTACTATGTCACAAGATTTTCAACAAGCATATAACAAGCAATTCGTTTACGAAGGAAATTATGATGAATTTATGGAAAGCCTAAAGCAGTTGAAAGACACTAGACAAAAATTAAATGTACCATTAATTGTTCTTTCAGCGGGTAAGAAAGCTCATTATTCTGTGGAATCGCAAAATTTATGGAATGAAATGCAGAAAGAAATTCTTGAAATATCCTCTGATGGAGAATTGGTAATTGCTGAAAACAGTGCTCACTATATACAAAATGATGAACCGGAAGTGGTAGTCTGTGCGATAAAAAAGTTAATTGAGAATAATTAG
- a CDS encoding SDR family NAD(P)-dependent oxidoreductase, which yields MELLKKTALVTGSTKGIGKAIAKELAKEGVNILINGRNYEEVERTVQEIKSEFPLTSPQNAAADIVDVQQREELFKKFPNVDILVNNMGIYEIMQYEDVTDELWQKYFETNVLAANGLCKHYLPKMLDNNDGRIIFIASEEAVMPSGQMPQYCMTKSMLLSLAKSLSILTKGTEVTVNTIMPGPTLSENVQDIIEGIYRNENITFSEKEKQFMVNNLPQSEIQRFIRPFEIGRLVAFLCSPYASAFKGSPIRMDGGMVPTIF from the coding sequence ATGGAATTATTGAAAAAAACCGCTTTAGTAACAGGCTCTACAAAAGGCATAGGTAAAGCAATAGCGAAAGAATTGGCTAAAGAAGGAGTTAATATTCTCATAAATGGACGCAATTATGAGGAGGTAGAACGAACTGTACAGGAAATCAAATCAGAATTCCCGCTAACTTCTCCTCAAAATGCTGCAGCCGATATTGTGGATGTTCAACAAAGAGAGGAATTATTTAAAAAATTCCCGAATGTAGACATTTTAGTTAACAATATGGGTATTTACGAAATCATGCAATACGAGGATGTTACGGATGAACTATGGCAAAAATACTTCGAAACTAACGTATTAGCCGCAAATGGATTATGTAAACATTATCTGCCAAAAATGCTGGACAATAATGATGGCCGCATCATCTTTATTGCAAGTGAAGAAGCAGTAATGCCCTCCGGACAAATGCCTCAGTATTGTATGACAAAATCAATGCTGCTATCATTGGCAAAAAGCTTGTCTATACTAACAAAAGGAACAGAAGTTACCGTCAATACGATTATGCCGGGACCAACACTTTCTGAAAATGTCCAGGATATAATTGAGGGTATTTACAGAAATGAAAACATAACCTTTTCAGAAAAAGAAAAACAATTCATGGTCAATAATCTGCCACAATCTGAAATACAGCGATTTATCAGACCGTTTGAAATAGGAAGACTAGTTGCATTCTTATGCAGTCCCTATGCATCTGCATTTAAAGGCTCACCAATCCGTATGGATGGAGGAATGGTCCCGACCATTTTTTAA
- a CDS encoding DinB family protein, which yields MRPRPLFIENPEQDRYVSLVPDGDIEEILSKQRTKTITLLSSVSEVSARKAYASGKWTLKEVIGHMTDSERVMSYRMLAIARNESVPLPAMDQDQYVSAANFNKLSWEQLLAGLDTIRSNTLSLISTIDDAAWVRNGTVMNSPVSVGTIAYGIAGHELHHMKVIRDKYL from the coding sequence GTGCGTCCACGACCATTATTTATTGAAAATCCAGAGCAGGATAGGTATGTTAGTCTTGTGCCAGATGGAGATATTGAAGAAATACTTAGTAAGCAACGAACTAAGACCATTACCCTCTTAAGCAGCGTATCAGAGGTTTCAGCAAGGAAGGCGTACGCATCAGGGAAATGGACTTTAAAAGAAGTGATTGGGCATATGACCGACTCGGAACGTGTGATGTCGTATCGAATGCTTGCCATTGCACGAAATGAAAGTGTACCACTCCCAGCAATGGATCAGGATCAATACGTTTCTGCGGCAAACTTCAACAAATTATCCTGGGAGCAGTTACTAGCTGGTTTAGACACGATACGCTCCAACACCTTAAGCCTTATTTCAACCATTGATGATGCAGCGTGGGTTCGTAATGGAACTGTAATGAACAGCCCAGTTTCGGTAGGTACCATTGCATATGGCATTGCCGGGCACGAGTTACACCATATGAAAGTGATTCGTGATAAATACTTATAA
- a CDS encoding Lrp/AsnC family transcriptional regulator, whose product MDKLDKEILLVLQEKGRISMTELGKEVALSQPAVTERVRRMEEKGIIDHYRAIVRPEKINKPITTFLLFHTKSCENFVDFCNKSNEVVELHRISGEYNFLVKVVTETLQSLEVAINEMGTYGDSTTLIVLSSPIENKKLIPIINN is encoded by the coding sequence ATGGATAAACTGGATAAAGAAATTCTTTTGGTATTACAGGAGAAAGGAAGAATATCCATGACGGAACTGGGGAAAGAGGTAGCTCTCTCTCAGCCGGCAGTTACCGAGAGAGTACGAAGAATGGAGGAAAAGGGAATTATTGATCACTATCGTGCTATTGTAAGGCCAGAAAAAATAAACAAACCTATAACAACCTTTCTGTTATTCCATACTAAGAGCTGTGAAAACTTTGTGGACTTCTGTAATAAATCAAATGAAGTAGTAGAATTACATAGAATAAGCGGTGAATATAACTTTTTGGTAAAAGTAGTTACTGAAACACTTCAGTCGCTAGAGGTTGCAATTAACGAGATGGGTACCTACGGAGATTCAACCACATTAATAGTACTATCTTCACCAATAGAAAATAAAAAATTGATTCCAATAATAAACAACTAA
- a CDS encoding alkene reductase, whose protein sequence is MENTELLKSINIGNWYLKTKIVMAPMTRSFANNNTGTVGNDIVTYYRKRAKDGIGLIITEGINPSPRGKGTFGVPGLYTTSQVDAWRKVTEAVHEEGGNIVAQLWHVGRLTHHELTGGLPPQAPSVIKADGLVHRLRKPYETPEEMSLNDIKNVIQEYAMAARNAIKAGFDGVEIHGAHGYLIDQFNSEVTNKRTDEYGGDILNRLLFMKEVLHAVIQEVGQDRTIIRFSEIKDDIPGYKWTNPEVNIKALVQVFKEVGIQIIHPSTNNFTEKMASGMTFHQLVRKHWDGIIIGVGNLNTEIASKAIKDGTIDLAAFGRPLLANPDFVHKIKEGHPIKPYQAAIDLKYLK, encoded by the coding sequence TTGGAAAACACTGAGTTATTAAAATCAATTAATATCGGTAACTGGTACTTGAAAACAAAAATTGTGATGGCTCCAATGACACGAAGTTTTGCAAATAACAATACAGGTACTGTTGGTAATGATATTGTCACCTACTATCGCAAAAGAGCTAAAGATGGTATTGGTCTCATTATTACAGAAGGTATTAACCCTTCCCCTAGAGGCAAAGGAACTTTTGGTGTTCCTGGCCTATACACAACAAGCCAAGTAGATGCTTGGAGGAAAGTAACTGAAGCTGTTCATGAGGAAGGAGGAAATATTGTGGCACAGCTTTGGCATGTAGGAAGATTAACACATCACGAACTGACTGGAGGACTCCCACCACAAGCACCTTCCGTTATAAAGGCTGATGGTTTAGTTCACCGATTGAGAAAACCTTATGAGACACCTGAAGAAATGTCTTTGAATGATATAAAAAATGTCATCCAAGAATATGCTATGGCTGCTAGAAACGCAATTAAGGCTGGATTTGATGGAGTTGAAATACATGGAGCTCATGGTTACTTAATTGATCAATTTAATTCTGAAGTTACCAATAAACGGACTGATGAGTATGGTGGGGATATATTGAACAGGTTATTATTTATGAAGGAAGTATTACATGCGGTTATTCAAGAGGTCGGCCAAGATAGAACTATTATTAGATTTTCTGAAATAAAAGATGATATCCCCGGTTATAAGTGGACCAATCCTGAAGTGAATATAAAGGCTTTAGTTCAAGTGTTTAAAGAAGTGGGAATTCAAATTATACACCCCTCAACAAATAATTTTACTGAAAAAATGGCTAGTGGCATGACTTTTCATCAACTAGTGAGGAAACATTGGGATGGTATTATTATTGGGGTGGGAAATCTAAATACAGAGATTGCTTCTAAGGCGATTAAGGATGGTACAATTGACCTTGCTGCCTTTGGACGCCCTCTACTAGCTAATCCTGATTTTGTTCATAAGATAAAAGAAGGACACCCTATTAAACCCTATCAAGCAGCAATAGATTTAAAATACTTGAAATAG
- a CDS encoding DUF3231 family protein, with protein MKKIKPIKLSSYKTNTSEKLTSAEMGKLWATYMGNSMASFILKYFLQHVDDKHIKTLLENALQLSEEFMKTIKGIFEKDGFPIPKGFTEEDVNLGAPRLFLDEFYVHYLKYASKAGLSIYSIAIPLVFREDVKEFFRHCMDSTMDLMEQIKEILMHKGLISKPPLIPVPEKVEFVHKDFLNGYLGNKRPLHAMEITHLYDNIENNVTSKALIMAFAQVAKDEKIRKLFERGKDLTTNNIENYKQKLHDEDLPSPPYLDDLITNTTFSPFSDKLMLFHKMDMFSIKVRSFGNSVAVNGRHDIGMVYLKAIMKNSYFVENAARIMIEKGWFEQPPAAADRDKLS; from the coding sequence ATGAAAAAGATTAAACCCATTAAATTAAGTTCTTACAAAACAAACACCTCCGAAAAACTAACATCAGCAGAAATGGGAAAGCTTTGGGCTACTTATATGGGAAATAGCATGGCATCATTTATTTTAAAATACTTTCTGCAGCATGTTGATGATAAACATATTAAGACCTTATTAGAAAATGCCTTACAACTATCAGAAGAATTCATGAAAACCATTAAAGGTATTTTCGAGAAAGATGGATTTCCCATCCCTAAGGGTTTTACGGAAGAGGATGTGAATTTAGGTGCTCCCAGACTGTTTTTGGATGAATTCTATGTCCACTACTTGAAGTATGCATCAAAAGCTGGATTGAGTATTTACAGTATTGCAATACCTCTTGTGTTTAGAGAGGACGTAAAAGAATTTTTTAGGCATTGTATGGATTCCACCATGGATTTGATGGAGCAAATCAAAGAAATATTAATGCATAAAGGGCTAATAAGTAAACCCCCATTGATTCCAGTTCCAGAAAAAGTGGAATTTGTTCATAAGGATTTTTTAAACGGCTATCTTGGAAATAAACGCCCTTTGCATGCTATGGAAATCACACATCTTTACGATAACATAGAAAATAATGTAACAAGTAAAGCACTCATTATGGCATTCGCACAAGTAGCAAAGGATGAAAAGATACGCAAATTGTTCGAACGAGGAAAAGATCTTACCACAAATAATATTGAGAATTATAAGCAAAAACTGCATGATGAAGATTTGCCTTCCCCACCTTATCTGGATGACTTAATAACTAATACCACTTTTTCACCTTTTTCTGATAAGTTAATGCTCTTTCATAAGATGGATATGTTTTCAATAAAAGTTAGATCCTTCGGAAATTCTGTGGCTGTAAATGGCCGGCATGATATCGGGATGGTTTATTTGAAGGCCATTATGAAAAATTCATATTTTGTTGAGAATGCTGCAAGAATTATGATTGAGAAAGGATGGTTTGAACAACCTCCAGCTGCAGCTGATAGAGACAAGTTATCCTAA
- a CDS encoding D-2-hydroxyacid dehydrogenase, protein MNIHNILVAGSYEKEFQEQLPANTSQSFRFKQVADITEEDLSWADAYVGSKPCRGFRLADMKWVHSFNAGVNNYLEIDGWKEHEILLTRTVCSFGQRISEYCLSYILRDLQAHHYFEGKQREKEWAPKTPKMMKDQTIVIYGTGEIGQEAARVFSSFGSAVYGVSQSGKPKEYFEKVAKTSTGSTLAAEADWIISTLPLTKETSKLFNREFFSHLNGAVFINVGRGQTVDEQSLIEALNSKKVRYAVLDVLETEPLPGTSELWGRDDIIITPHISAVTELNEAISCFWDTLKRIENNDAIPNRVDFLKGY, encoded by the coding sequence ATGAACATACATAATATATTGGTTGCAGGAAGCTATGAAAAGGAATTCCAGGAACAGCTGCCAGCTAATACATCTCAGAGCTTTCGTTTTAAGCAGGTTGCTGATATTACAGAAGAGGATTTATCATGGGCAGATGCCTATGTCGGTTCCAAGCCGTGTCGTGGCTTCCGCTTGGCCGATATGAAATGGGTACATTCCTTTAATGCGGGTGTAAATAATTATTTGGAAATTGATGGATGGAAGGAACATGAGATTCTTCTAACCAGAACTGTTTGCTCGTTTGGACAAAGAATAAGCGAGTATTGTTTAAGCTATATTTTAAGAGATCTTCAAGCTCACCACTACTTTGAAGGAAAACAAAGGGAGAAGGAATGGGCTCCAAAAACTCCGAAAATGATGAAGGATCAAACGATTGTTATCTATGGTACAGGGGAGATTGGGCAGGAGGCGGCCAGAGTATTTTCAAGCTTTGGATCCGCCGTCTATGGTGTCTCGCAAAGCGGGAAACCAAAGGAGTATTTCGAAAAGGTGGCAAAAACCAGCACTGGAAGCACGCTGGCTGCAGAGGCAGATTGGATTATCAGCACATTGCCTTTGACAAAAGAAACAAGTAAGCTATTTAATCGTGAGTTTTTCAGTCATTTAAACGGAGCGGTCTTCATCAATGTCGGCAGAGGCCAAACAGTGGACGAGCAATCCCTTATTGAAGCGCTCAATTCCAAAAAAGTCCGTTATGCTGTGTTAGATGTTCTTGAAACAGAACCGCTGCCAGGGACTTCCGAGTTATGGGGAAGAGACGATATCATCATCACTCCTCATATATCGGCTGTGACAGAGCTGAATGAAGCGATCTCATGCTTTTGGGATACATTAAAGAGAATCGAAAATAATGATGCCATACCTAATAGGGTGGATTTTTTGAAGGGGTACTAA
- a CDS encoding cupredoxin domain-containing protein, with amino-acid sequence MSVKKRVTGLAFVFAMLVVLSTPGSFGVFAESDVSTKGKSIEVELNDDYFNPKVITIPNGTSTTLILKNKGKKEHTFTVEKLGIDAEIQPGKETSISVKPKQPGTYELICRYHFQEGMVGNVIVK; translated from the coding sequence ATGTCTGTGAAAAAGCGGGTAACAGGATTGGCCTTTGTGTTTGCAATGCTTGTGGTTTTGTCAACTCCAGGCTCATTCGGCGTATTTGCCGAATCCGATGTTTCAACTAAGGGGAAATCGATTGAGGTCGAGTTGAACGATGATTACTTTAATCCGAAGGTCATCACTATTCCGAATGGAACATCCACAACATTAATATTGAAAAATAAAGGTAAGAAGGAGCACACCTTTACAGTAGAAAAGCTCGGAATTGACGCCGAGATTCAGCCAGGAAAAGAAACGAGTATCTCCGTGAAGCCAAAACAGCCCGGTACATATGAACTGATATGCCGGTACCATTTCCAGGAAGGAATGGTTGGAAACGTAATAGTCAAATAA
- a CDS encoding mechanosensitive ion channel family protein, translated as MDLLTFTEEFFNYIREFLLLRFTLFALVLITFSFAINRMIDWFFRKSNFFDEEVEQTIQGVTRSIFRYGIAISLVIYLISQFVDIKGILAGAGIAGVVIGFAAQQMLKDVILGFARLTDKEFRVGDFVTFNGTSSGTIEEISIRFMQIREWSGKLLTIPHGEIRAIQNFNKGWMRVIERITVSYQEDPARIKELLEKASVICNEKLVHSLYRLGDEAVEPFQYIGITDLNPNHKHVGYEFCIVGLVKPEEYFETSRQVRFELMSLFHKSQVQMPTANMFVQTENSQDTLEQPSPST; from the coding sequence ATGGACCTGCTAACTTTTACAGAGGAATTTTTTAATTATATAAGGGAGTTTTTACTTTTAAGATTTACTCTATTTGCTTTGGTTCTCATCACCTTTTCATTTGCCATAAACCGTATGATTGATTGGTTCTTTAGGAAGTCTAATTTCTTTGATGAAGAGGTAGAACAGACGATACAAGGTGTGACCCGATCCATTTTTAGGTATGGAATTGCGATTAGCCTTGTTATTTATCTAATAAGTCAATTTGTTGATATAAAAGGCATTCTTGCAGGTGCAGGGATTGCCGGTGTGGTCATCGGTTTTGCAGCACAGCAGATGCTAAAAGACGTTATTTTGGGGTTCGCAAGATTAACGGATAAAGAGTTTCGTGTCGGTGATTTTGTTACTTTCAACGGGACAAGTTCAGGTACCATTGAGGAGATAAGTATTCGCTTTATGCAAATTCGGGAATGGTCGGGAAAACTCCTTACGATCCCGCATGGAGAGATTAGAGCGATACAAAATTTTAATAAAGGCTGGATGCGGGTTATTGAACGGATTACGGTAAGTTATCAGGAAGATCCAGCAAGAATAAAGGAATTGTTAGAGAAAGCAAGTGTGATCTGCAATGAAAAATTAGTTCATAGCCTGTATAGGCTAGGGGACGAGGCTGTTGAACCCTTTCAATATATCGGGATTACAGACTTAAATCCAAACCATAAACATGTCGGGTACGAATTTTGTATTGTTGGCCTGGTTAAGCCTGAAGAGTATTTTGAAACGTCCAGGCAGGTAAGATTTGAACTAATGTCTTTATTTCATAAGAGTCAAGTACAAATGCCAACCGCGAACATGTTCGTTCAAACTGAGAATTCACAGGACACTCTTGAGCAGCCTTCACCCAGCACGTAA
- a CDS encoding SRPBCC family protein → MNEIGALHESNGSYALRFERFFSHNPEDVFLVITNPNSFSQWYPFAKGEMDLRLGGKIAFDDGEGTTYEGIITELEKPYLFGFREVDDLINISLQEEGKGCRMIFTHTFKDDSWAVNTAAGWHRCLDVLVQIVNGEPIKWDDNSIKLRKIYSEAFNMGN, encoded by the coding sequence ATGAATGAAATTGGTGCATTACATGAGTCAAATGGCAGTTATGCTTTAAGATTTGAGCGATTTTTTTCCCATAATCCAGAAGATGTTTTCCTTGTCATTACAAATCCCAATTCCTTCTCTCAATGGTACCCTTTTGCAAAAGGGGAGATGGATCTCAGACTGGGTGGAAAAATTGCCTTCGATGATGGGGAAGGAACGACATATGAGGGTATCATTACAGAATTAGAAAAGCCATATTTATTTGGTTTCCGTGAAGTTGATGATCTGATAAACATTTCATTGCAGGAAGAGGGGAAAGGATGTCGAATGATCTTTACCCATACTTTTAAAGATGATTCATGGGCAGTTAATACAGCGGCAGGATGGCATAGGTGTCTGGATGTATTGGTCCAAATCGTCAATGGTGAACCAATTAAGTGGGACGATAACTCAATTAAGCTGCGTAAAATCTATAGTGAAGCATTTAATATGGGAAATTAA
- a CDS encoding RNA polymerase alpha subunit C-terminal domain-containing protein, with the protein MILDQKLFGGIILTADKSLRVCEKGHKFYKSSECKSCPICDKENKPKSGFLSKLSAPARNALVHEGIDTLKKLSKFTEKEILKIHGIGPASLPIMRTSLKEEGLSFKE; encoded by the coding sequence ATGATACTGGATCAGAAACTGTTTGGAGGAATTATTTTGACAGCAGATAAAAGTTTAAGGGTTTGTGAAAAGGGACATAAGTTTTACAAAAGCAGTGAGTGTAAAAGCTGTCCTATCTGTGATAAAGAGAATAAGCCTAAAAGTGGCTTCCTTTCGAAGCTCAGCGCTCCTGCAAGGAATGCATTGGTTCACGAAGGAATAGACACTTTGAAAAAACTGTCAAAGTTCACTGAAAAAGAAATATTAAAAATTCATGGTATTGGACCAGCTTCCTTACCTATTATGAGAACTTCCTTAAAAGAGGAAGGGCTTTCATTTAAAGAATAA
- a CDS encoding antibiotic biosynthesis monooxygenase family protein — protein sequence MILEAVMLQVKEGMEEEYEQAFREASKIIASMKGYISHELQRCMEIKGKYLLLVKWESLEAHTVGFRQSKEYQEWKRQLHHFYDPFPAVEHFENVPL from the coding sequence ATGATTTTAGAAGCAGTAATGCTACAAGTAAAAGAAGGGATGGAGGAAGAATATGAACAAGCATTCCGTGAGGCATCAAAAATTATTGCTTCCATGAAAGGGTACATATCTCACGAGCTGCAGAGATGTATGGAAATTAAGGGGAAATATCTATTACTTGTGAAGTGGGAATCATTAGAGGCCCATACAGTTGGGTTTAGACAATCGAAAGAGTATCAGGAATGGAAAAGACAGCTGCATCATTTTTATGATCCGTTTCCTGCAGTTGAACATTTTGAAAACGTTCCTCTTTAA